From a region of the Methylomonas rapida genome:
- a CDS encoding formate dehydrogenase beta subunit, protein MTRLFVSRDSTALSLGAEQVAKTLQEQASSKGLDIQIVRNGSRGLFWLEPLVEVETTQGRVAYGPVQAEDVAGLLDSGLLEGKEHPLYLGNIEELPYFKNQNRLTFARVGLTDPVSLDDYLAHDGYRGLKNALAMPAADIVKHVTDSGLRGRGGAAFPTGIKWNTVLNAPAEQKYIVCNADEGDSGTFSDRMIMEGDPFVLIEGMTIAGLAVGATQGYIYLRVEYPHAKVALNQAIAAAYQNGYLGENIQGSGKTFHLEVRSGAGAYICGEETSLLESLEGKRGLVRYKPPLPAIVGLFGKPTIVNNVISLASVPVILDKGGEFYKDYGMGRSRGTLPLQLAGNIKHPGLFEAAFGMTLRELLYDYGGGSASGRPIRAVQVGGPLGAYLHEGQFDTPLDYEAFAAISAVLGHGGIVVHDDTVDMADMARYAMEFCVEESCGKCTPCRIGSTRGVEVIDRIVGNIDKDKNTALLRDLCDTMMCGSLCAMGGMTPYPVLSALNHFPEDFGLPAAKA, encoded by the coding sequence ATGACCCGTCTATTCGTTTCACGTGACTCGACCGCACTTTCCTTGGGCGCGGAGCAAGTAGCCAAAACCCTGCAAGAACAAGCCAGCAGCAAAGGCCTGGATATTCAAATCGTTCGCAATGGTTCGCGTGGCCTGTTCTGGCTGGAACCCCTGGTTGAAGTAGAAACGACCCAAGGCCGCGTCGCTTACGGTCCCGTGCAAGCCGAAGATGTCGCCGGCCTGTTGGATAGCGGTTTATTGGAAGGCAAGGAACACCCGCTTTATCTCGGCAATATCGAGGAACTGCCGTATTTCAAAAACCAGAACCGCCTGACTTTCGCCCGCGTCGGCCTGACCGATCCGGTTAGCCTGGACGATTACCTCGCGCACGATGGCTACCGCGGCTTGAAAAATGCCTTGGCGATGCCAGCAGCGGACATCGTCAAACATGTCACCGATTCCGGTTTACGCGGCCGTGGCGGCGCGGCGTTCCCGACCGGCATCAAATGGAATACCGTACTGAATGCGCCGGCTGAACAAAAATACATCGTCTGCAACGCCGACGAAGGCGACTCCGGCACCTTCTCCGACCGCATGATCATGGAAGGCGACCCTTTCGTCTTGATCGAAGGCATGACCATCGCCGGTTTAGCCGTCGGCGCGACCCAGGGTTACATTTATTTGCGCGTCGAATATCCGCATGCCAAGGTAGCCTTGAACCAAGCCATAGCAGCAGCCTATCAAAATGGCTATTTGGGTGAAAACATCCAGGGCAGCGGCAAAACCTTCCATCTGGAAGTGCGCAGCGGCGCCGGCGCCTATATCTGCGGCGAGGAAACTTCGCTATTGGAAAGCCTGGAAGGCAAACGTGGCCTGGTGCGCTACAAACCGCCGCTGCCGGCCATCGTTGGCTTGTTCGGCAAACCGACCATCGTCAACAACGTCATTTCGCTGGCCTCCGTACCCGTGATCCTGGACAAGGGCGGCGAATTTTACAAAGACTATGGCATGGGCCGTTCCCGCGGCACCCTGCCCTTGCAACTGGCCGGCAACATCAAACATCCCGGCCTGTTCGAAGCGGCCTTCGGCATGACCTTGCGCGAGCTGCTGTACGACTACGGCGGAGGTTCGGCCAGCGGCCGGCCAATCCGTGCCGTGCAAGTCGGTGGCCCATTGGGCGCCTATCTGCACGAAGGCCAGTTCGACACACCTTTGGATTACGAAGCCTTCGCCGCGATTTCCGCGGTCCTCGGACACGGCGGCATCGTCGTGCATGACGACACCGTAGACATGGCCGACATGGCCCGTTATGCGATGGAATTCTGCGTCGAAGAATCCTGCGGCAAATGCACACCGTGCCGTATAGGTTCGACCCGCGGCGTCGAAGTCATCGATCGCATCGTCGGCAATATTGACAAAGATAAAAACACCGCACTACTGCGCGACTTGTGCGACACGATGATGTGCGGTTCCTTGTGTGCGATGGGCGGCATGACACCTTATCCGGTGTTGAGCGCGCTGAACCATTTCCCTGAAGACTTTGGCCTACCAGCCGCCAAAGCCTGA
- the fdhF gene encoding formate dehydrogenase subunit alpha, with protein sequence MSANKEIDYGTPASSSENQVTLEIDGRQVTVNAGSSVMRAAAEAGITIPKLCATDSLDPFGSCRMCLVQIEGARGYPASCTTPVAEGMKVCTQNDKLASIRRGIAELYISDHPLDCLTCAANGDCELQDTVGAVGLREVRYGFDGENHLNAEKDTSNPYFTFDPSKCIVCSRCVRACEEVQGTFALTIDGRGFESTVSPGQDQPFMESECVSCGACVQACPTATLMENSVIENGQPEHSTITTCAYCGVGCSFRADMKGEQLVRMVPDKNGGANHGHSCVKGRFAFGYATHKDRITTPMVREKISDPWREVSWEEAIQFAADKLKGIQAKYGKDAIGGITSSRCTNEETYLVQKLIRAGFGNNNVDTCARVCHSPTGYGLKTTFGESSGTQTFDSVMQADVIMVIGANPTDGHPVFGSLMKRRLRQGAKLIVVDPRSIDLVRNSPHVKADYHLKLRPGTNVAVVTALAHVIVTEGLVDEQFALERCDVESFTKWKAFVAKPENSPEAVAELTGVPAETLRAAARLYATGGNGAIYYGLGVTEHSQGSTTVIGIANLAMATGNIGREGVGVNPLRGQNNVQGSCDMGSFPHEFVGYRHVSDTATRAQFEAAWGVSLASEPGLRIPNMFAAAIDGSFKGLYVQGEDIAQSDPDIQHVHHALRELDCLIVQDIFLNETAKFAHVFLPGSSFLEKNGTFTNAERRISPVRKVMTPLAGKEDWEVTQDLANALGLPMNYNHPSEIMDEIARLTPQFAGVSYEKLDRMGSIQWPCNDEAPEGTPIMHADQFVRGKGRFMLTEYVATEERTSSKYPLILTTGRILSQYNVGAQTRRTANVAWHEEDRLEIHPHDAEVLGIADGDWVGVKSRTGETVLRALITDRMQPGVVYTTFHFPHSGANVITTDNSDWATNCPEYKVTAVHVAKVAQPSEWQKQYQDFSDNQLSLLDNRIVANT encoded by the coding sequence ATGTCTGCAAATAAAGAAATCGATTACGGCACGCCAGCCAGTTCGTCCGAAAATCAAGTCACTCTGGAAATCGATGGGCGCCAGGTCACTGTCAATGCCGGCAGCTCCGTCATGCGCGCAGCCGCCGAAGCCGGCATCACGATACCAAAACTCTGCGCCACGGACAGCCTTGACCCGTTTGGCTCCTGCCGCATGTGCCTGGTGCAAATCGAGGGCGCGCGCGGCTATCCGGCTTCTTGCACCACGCCGGTCGCGGAAGGCATGAAAGTCTGTACCCAGAACGACAAACTGGCCAGCATCCGCCGCGGCATCGCCGAACTTTACATTTCCGACCATCCGCTGGATTGTTTGACTTGCGCCGCCAACGGCGACTGCGAGCTACAGGACACAGTTGGTGCAGTTGGCCTGCGCGAAGTCCGTTACGGTTTCGACGGCGAAAACCATTTAAACGCCGAAAAAGATACCAGCAATCCGTATTTTACCTTCGATCCATCCAAATGCATCGTCTGCTCGCGTTGCGTGCGCGCTTGCGAGGAAGTTCAAGGCACGTTTGCCTTGACCATAGACGGCCGCGGCTTCGAGTCCACGGTTTCGCCGGGTCAAGACCAACCCTTCATGGAATCCGAGTGCGTCTCCTGCGGCGCTTGCGTACAAGCCTGCCCGACCGCGACCCTGATGGAAAATTCCGTGATCGAAAACGGTCAACCCGAACACAGCACCATCACCACTTGCGCCTATTGCGGTGTCGGCTGCTCGTTCCGCGCCGACATGAAGGGCGAGCAACTGGTGCGCATGGTGCCGGATAAAAATGGCGGCGCCAACCACGGCCATTCCTGTGTGAAAGGTCGTTTCGCCTTCGGTTATGCCACGCACAAGGACCGTATCACCACGCCGATGGTACGGGAAAAGATTTCCGATCCATGGCGCGAAGTCAGTTGGGAAGAAGCCATCCAGTTTGCCGCGGACAAACTAAAGGGCATTCAAGCCAAATACGGCAAAGACGCCATCGGTGGCATCACGTCGTCGCGCTGTACCAACGAAGAAACCTATCTGGTGCAAAAACTGATCCGCGCTGGCTTTGGCAACAACAACGTCGATACCTGCGCCCGCGTCTGCCATTCGCCGACCGGTTATGGCCTGAAAACCACCTTCGGCGAATCGTCCGGCACCCAGACTTTCGATTCGGTCATGCAAGCTGATGTCATCATGGTGATAGGCGCCAATCCAACCGATGGCCATCCGGTTTTCGGTTCGTTGATGAAACGCCGTTTGCGTCAAGGCGCCAAACTGATCGTGGTCGACCCGCGCAGCATCGATCTGGTGCGCAACAGCCCGCACGTGAAAGCCGATTATCATCTGAAATTGCGTCCCGGCACCAACGTCGCCGTCGTCACCGCACTAGCTCATGTCATCGTCACCGAAGGTCTGGTTGATGAGCAATTTGCGCTCGAACGCTGCGACGTGGAATCCTTCACTAAATGGAAGGCTTTCGTCGCCAAACCAGAAAACTCTCCGGAAGCCGTGGCCGAACTAACCGGCGTGCCTGCAGAAACCCTGCGCGCGGCCGCCCGTTTGTACGCGACCGGCGGCAATGGCGCGATTTACTATGGCTTGGGCGTCACAGAACACAGCCAAGGCTCGACCACGGTGATCGGCATTGCCAACCTGGCGATGGCCACCGGCAACATCGGCCGCGAAGGCGTCGGCGTCAATCCGTTGCGCGGTCAAAACAACGTGCAGGGTTCTTGCGACATGGGCTCGTTCCCCCATGAATTCGTCGGTTACCGCCACGTATCGGATACAGCCACCCGCGCCCAATTCGAAGCGGCTTGGGGAGTCTCGCTGGCGTCAGAACCGGGTCTGCGCATTCCTAACATGTTCGCCGCCGCGATCGACGGCAGTTTCAAAGGCTTGTACGTGCAAGGCGAAGACATCGCACAATCCGACCCGGACATCCAACACGTGCATCACGCGTTGCGCGAACTGGACTGTCTGATCGTGCAGGACATTTTCCTGAACGAAACCGCCAAATTCGCTCACGTGTTCCTGCCCGGCTCTTCGTTCCTGGAGAAAAACGGCACCTTCACCAACGCCGAGCGCCGGATTTCGCCGGTGCGTAAAGTAATGACCCCGCTGGCCGGCAAGGAAGATTGGGAAGTGACCCAAGACTTGGCCAATGCACTGGGCTTGCCGATGAATTACAACCATCCGTCGGAAATCATGGATGAAATCGCTCGCCTGACCCCGCAATTTGCCGGTGTCAGCTACGAAAAACTCGACCGCATGGGCAGCATCCAGTGGCCCTGCAACGACGAGGCCCCAGAGGGTACGCCTATCATGCATGCCGATCAGTTCGTTCGCGGCAAGGGCCGTTTCATGTTGACCGAGTATGTCGCCACGGAAGAACGCACCAGCAGCAAGTATCCTTTGATTCTGACCACCGGCCGGATCTTGTCGCAATACAACGTCGGCGCGCAAACCCGCCGTACCGCGAACGTGGCTTGGCACGAAGAAGACAGGTTGGAAATCCATCCGCACGATGCCGAAGTTTTGGGTATCGCCGATGGCGACTGGGTTGGCGTCAAGAGCCGTACCGGCGAAACCGTGTTGCGGGCATTGATCACCGATCGTATGCAACCGGGCGTGGTTTACACCACTTTCCACTTCCCGCATTCCGGTGCCAACGTCATCACCACCGACAACTCGGATTGGGCGACCAACTGCCCCGAGTACAAGGTAACCGCCGTGCATGTGGCCAAGGTGGCTCAGCCTTCGGAATGGCAAAAACAATACCAGGACTTTTCCGACAATCAGTTGTCATTGTTGGATAACCGTATCGTCGCCAATACCTAA
- the fdhD gene encoding formate dehydrogenase accessory sulfurtransferase FdhD produces MDAISELGWTSYRKGHFDVWRGSTHTQKEDSVAEEVPVVLVYNTHPHVVMLATPLNLEDFALGFSLTEGIIRHPSELQSVRVVQRSKGVEVRMTIPEQRCEGMASKGRNMTGRTGCGLCGATTLEQAVRQPPPVGKGLLLDADVLCQALADMPSKQSLNQITGAVHAAAWLEPEKGIVAVREDVGRHNALDKLIGALSKAHCNFEQGWLLVTSRASYEMVQKAASVGITLLAAISAPTGLAIKLAEECGLTLIGFARNDRHVIYTHPHRLQHHQETVA; encoded by the coding sequence ATGGATGCAATCAGTGAGTTGGGCTGGACCAGCTATCGAAAAGGCCATTTCGATGTCTGGCGCGGCTCGACTCACACACAAAAGGAAGACAGCGTAGCCGAGGAAGTACCCGTCGTTCTGGTCTACAACACCCATCCGCATGTGGTGATGCTGGCTACGCCGTTGAATCTGGAAGACTTTGCGCTGGGCTTCAGCCTGACCGAAGGCATCATCCGGCATCCTTCCGAATTACAATCGGTTCGAGTCGTACAGCGCTCCAAAGGCGTAGAGGTACGCATGACCATTCCGGAACAACGCTGCGAAGGCATGGCAAGCAAAGGTCGCAACATGACGGGGCGCACCGGCTGCGGTTTGTGCGGTGCCACCACCTTGGAACAAGCCGTCAGACAGCCGCCGCCGGTCGGCAAAGGTTTGCTGCTGGATGCCGATGTGTTATGCCAAGCCCTCGCCGACATGCCAAGCAAGCAGTCCCTCAATCAAATCACCGGCGCGGTACACGCCGCCGCCTGGCTGGAACCGGAAAAAGGCATAGTCGCGGTGCGGGAAGATGTCGGTCGGCATAATGCGCTGGACAAGTTGATCGGCGCCCTTTCCAAGGCCCATTGCAATTTTGAACAAGGCTGGCTACTGGTTACCAGTCGCGCCAGCTACGAAATGGTACAAAAAGCCGCCAGCGTCGGCATCACCTTACTGGCCGCGATTTCCGCGCCCACCGGCTTGGCGATAAAATTGGCCGAAGAATGCGGCTTGACCTTGATTGGCTTTGCCCGCAATGACAGACACGTGATCTACACCCATCCTCATCGTTTACAACATCATCAAGAAACGGTCGCATAA
- a CDS encoding formate dehydrogenase subunit delta encodes MDNSNLIKMANNIGAFFKSEPDRDLAIQGVEQHIRNFWEPRMRKQIVEYVDNGGSDLLDIVTEAVKKLAKS; translated from the coding sequence ATGGATAACAGCAATTTAATCAAAATGGCCAACAACATCGGCGCCTTTTTCAAATCCGAACCCGATAGAGACCTGGCCATTCAAGGCGTGGAACAACACATCAGAAATTTCTGGGAACCGCGCATGCGCAAACAAATCGTCGAGTATGTCGATAACGGCGGCAGTGATTTGCTGGACATCGTGACCGAAGCCGTAAAGAAACTGGCCAAGTCCTAA
- the dmeF gene encoding CDF family Co(II)/Ni(II) efflux transporter DmeF: MHEHQLVNWQHPHNFARINRRGERRTKWVLALTFITMLVEIVAGVQFHSMALLADGWHMATHVMAFMITIFAFRYGRIHEQDRTFAFSPAKVSVLGGFASSVALAVVAFMMVAESAERLITPEVIQFDDAIIVAVAGLLINLLSALLLSDHHHHHDHDHHDHHDHPHEHHDHHDHNLRAAYLHVMADALTSILAIVALLAGKYYGWNWLDAVMGFVGAAVILLWARGLIKETSPILLDQAIDEHYQQAIQDTLEEDGECKVTDIHIWRISPSHHAAIVVLVTRFPKSPCYYKTLLANFVHLDHVTVEVNACTGDECVAKDLG, translated from the coding sequence ATGCATGAACATCAATTGGTTAATTGGCAGCATCCGCATAATTTTGCGCGTATCAATCGGCGTGGGGAAAGACGCACCAAATGGGTGCTGGCGCTGACATTCATCACCATGCTGGTGGAGATAGTGGCTGGCGTGCAATTTCATTCGATGGCATTGCTGGCCGATGGCTGGCACATGGCCACGCATGTGATGGCCTTCATGATTACCATTTTTGCGTTCCGCTACGGGCGCATTCATGAGCAAGATAGAACCTTCGCCTTCAGTCCGGCCAAAGTCAGCGTATTGGGCGGTTTTGCCAGTTCGGTGGCGCTGGCGGTGGTGGCTTTCATGATGGTGGCGGAGTCCGCCGAAAGACTCATCACGCCAGAAGTCATTCAGTTTGACGATGCCATCATCGTGGCTGTGGCGGGTTTGCTGATCAATTTGTTGAGCGCATTGCTACTCAGCGATCACCACCATCACCACGATCATGATCATCATGATCATCATGATCACCCGCATGAGCATCACGACCACCACGATCACAATCTGCGGGCGGCTTATCTGCATGTAATGGCCGATGCCTTGACCTCGATACTGGCGATCGTGGCCCTGCTGGCCGGCAAATACTATGGCTGGAACTGGCTGGATGCCGTGATGGGCTTCGTCGGCGCGGCGGTGATTTTGCTTTGGGCCAGGGGCTTGATCAAGGAAACCAGTCCGATACTATTGGATCAGGCCATAGACGAACATTATCAGCAGGCGATACAGGATACACTGGAGGAAGACGGCGAATGCAAGGTCACTGATATTCATATCTGGCGTATCAGTCCGTCGCATCATGCGGCGATTGTCGTGCTGGTGACGCGTTTTCCGAAATCGCCCTGTTATTACAAAACCTTGCTGGCCAATTTTGTGCATCTGGACCATGTCACAGTCGAAGTTAATGCGTGTACTGGCGATGAATGCGTGGCGAAAGACCTCGGCTAA
- a CDS encoding YeeE/YedE family protein: protein MQNFTPISALLGGALIGISAFLLFWFNGRIAGISSIMSGLFTTSGPNRHWRLSFLLGLMLGAGLWQLLATDTFSLRQDYPTTLIILGGFLVGFGTRLGSGCTSGHGICGIALLSPRSIVATLIFMASGLLTVYLIRHVFQIAA, encoded by the coding sequence TTGCAAAATTTCACTCCAATTTCCGCGCTATTGGGCGGTGCGTTGATCGGCATCAGCGCATTTTTATTATTTTGGTTCAATGGTCGCATCGCCGGCATCAGCAGCATCATGAGCGGCCTGTTCACGACGAGCGGTCCAAACCGGCACTGGCGTCTTAGTTTTTTACTGGGCTTGATGCTCGGTGCCGGCCTTTGGCAACTGCTGGCGACGGACACGTTTTCCCTGCGCCAGGATTACCCAACGACCTTGATCATATTGGGTGGCTTTCTGGTGGGGTTCGGCACCCGCCTCGGTAGCGGCTGCACCAGCGGCCATGGCATCTGTGGCATCGCCCTTTTGTCGCCGCGCTCCATCGTCGCCACCCTGATTTTCATGGCCAGCGGCTTGCTGACCGTTTATCTGATTCGCCACGTATTTCAAATAGCCGCATGA
- a CDS encoding YeeE/YedE family protein produces MNLLFSALLSGVIFGLGLSISQMINPDKVLGFLDIAGDWDPSLALVMAGALAVAMPCFRWARRHDKPVLDSRFHVTDKTALDKALLTGAAIFGIGWGMTGYCPGPAFTSIAIGNREALLMVASIYAGFWAAGFFNRRN; encoded by the coding sequence ATGAACCTTCTTTTTTCAGCATTGCTCTCTGGCGTCATTTTCGGCTTGGGCTTGTCCATCTCGCAAATGATCAATCCCGACAAAGTTTTGGGTTTTCTGGATATCGCCGGCGATTGGGACCCTAGTTTGGCCCTGGTGATGGCCGGCGCGTTGGCCGTGGCCATGCCCTGCTTCCGCTGGGCCAGGCGCCATGACAAACCCGTTCTCGACAGCCGCTTCCATGTCACCGACAAAACCGCACTCGACAAAGCACTGCTGACCGGCGCCGCCATCTTCGGCATCGGCTGGGGCATGACCGGCTACTGCCCCGGCCCCGCCTTCACCAGCATCGCCATAGGCAATCGGGAAGCGCTGCTGATGGTGGCCAGCATTTATGCAGGCTTTTGGGCCGCCGGCTTTTTCAACCGCAGAAACTGA
- the xseA gene encoding exodeoxyribonuclease VII large subunit, whose translation MATSELIYSVSELNREAKRLLASHFMTVRVEGEVSNFSAPSSGHWYFTLKDAQAQVRCAMFRGQQQRLGFRPGNGDRVIASAQVSLYEPRGDYQLVVEHLEQAGDGALRQAFEKLKTKLLNEGLFDESRKQPIPLIPRKIGVITSPSGAAIHDILTVLKRRFPVVPILIYPVAVQGESAKFEIQAALETANRRKDADVIILARGGGSLEDLWAFNEEIVARAIAGSHIPVISGIGHEVDFTIADFVADLRAPTPSAAAEHAVPNQAEWLGGFRFMENQLIEKLRRQLSQHRQRLNWLEKALQIQHPGERLQRNAQRLDELEQRLNKAMQLTLKQNQHRLTLGSQKLKQFQPIDKIAQHQQQLQYLQQRLQRAMDLKLVTLKRQQAGISQTLQAVSPLSTLERGYAIVQQHDTSKIVKAAADVALDTLIDTRLAKGRIVSQVKEIIRD comes from the coding sequence GTGGCGACATCCGAATTAATTTACAGCGTTTCCGAATTGAATCGGGAAGCCAAACGTCTGTTGGCCAGCCACTTCATGACCGTGCGGGTCGAAGGTGAAGTCTCCAACTTCAGCGCGCCCTCGTCCGGACACTGGTATTTCACGCTGAAAGACGCCCAGGCCCAGGTGCGCTGCGCGATGTTTCGCGGCCAACAGCAACGCTTGGGCTTCAGGCCCGGCAACGGAGACAGGGTCATCGCCAGCGCGCAAGTCAGTTTGTACGAACCGCGGGGCGACTATCAACTGGTGGTCGAACATCTGGAACAAGCCGGCGACGGTGCGTTGAGACAAGCTTTCGAAAAACTGAAAACCAAACTCTTGAACGAAGGTTTGTTCGACGAAAGCCGCAAGCAACCCATCCCGCTGATTCCGAGAAAAATCGGCGTCATCACCTCGCCCAGCGGCGCGGCGATACATGACATCTTGACGGTCTTGAAGCGGCGCTTTCCAGTCGTTCCGATCCTGATCTACCCGGTCGCGGTACAAGGCGAATCCGCCAAGTTCGAGATCCAAGCGGCGTTGGAAACGGCCAATCGACGTAAGGATGCAGACGTGATCATCCTGGCGCGCGGCGGCGGTTCGCTGGAAGATTTGTGGGCCTTCAACGAAGAAATCGTCGCCCGCGCGATCGCCGGCAGCCATATCCCGGTGATTTCCGGCATTGGCCATGAAGTGGATTTCACCATCGCGGATTTCGTCGCCGATTTGCGCGCGCCGACCCCCTCGGCGGCGGCCGAACATGCCGTGCCCAATCAAGCCGAATGGCTGGGCGGCTTCAGGTTCATGGAAAATCAACTCATCGAGAAACTGCGCAGGCAACTCAGCCAGCACAGACAACGCCTGAACTGGCTGGAAAAAGCCTTGCAAATCCAGCATCCCGGCGAAAGACTGCAACGGAACGCCCAACGCCTGGATGAACTGGAGCAGCGTTTAAATAAAGCCATGCAACTCACACTCAAACAAAACCAGCACCGACTGACGCTGGGCAGTCAAAAGCTCAAACAATTCCAGCCAATCGATAAAATAGCCCAGCACCAGCAACAACTGCAGTATCTGCAACAACGCCTGCAACGCGCGATGGATTTGAAACTCGTCACCTTGAAACGACAACAAGCCGGCATCAGCCAGACTTTGCAAGCGGTCAGCCCGTTGTCAACCCTGGAGCGCGGTTACGCCATCGTGCAGCAGCATGACACCAGCAAGATCGTCAAAGCGGCCGCCGATGTCGCCTTAGACACCCTAATCGACACCCGTTTGGCCAAAGGCCGCATCGTCAGCCAGGTCAAGGAGATCATCCGTGATTAA